TAAAATTCATGAAGACCAGGAAGAATTACAAACGATTGAAGGCAGTGTCCCTAGTCCCTACAATATGCCTGCTGGCTGTCGCTTTGCTTCAAGATGCCCTCATCAGCAACCGATTTGTCATCAACAGCAGCCAGAGCTTATTGAACAAAATGATGGTGTAAAGGTTCGCTGCTGGATGTATACAGATCTATGGACAGCAAAAATGGTAAAAGAGGAGGCTGTAAAATAATGCAGGCTGCAGCAGATAAAAACGTATTATTAGAGGTAGAACATTTAAAGCAATATTTTCCTGTTAAAACAGACTCCCTTTTTAAGCCTAAAGCATACGTACAAGCAGTAGACGACATCTCCTTCAAGCTATATGAAGGAGAGACTTTAAGTATTGTAGGTGAATCTGGCTGCGGAAAATCTACAACAGGCCGTGCGATTTTAAGACTTGATGAACCTACAGATGGAAAGGTTTATTATTCAGGGACAGACATTTTAGGATTAAATAAGAAAGAAATGAGAAAGCTTAGAGGGGATTTACAGGTTATATTTCAGGATCCTTTTGCTTCTCTTAACCCAAGACAAACCGTTAAGCAAATTTTAAATGAAGCCATGGCCATCCAAGATGTAGTGGAAAAGTCAAAAAGAATGAATCGAATGTTTGAACTACTTGGTTATGTGGGGCTACCCCTAGAGGCACTTGATCGCTACCCTCACGAATTCAGCGGAGGTCAGCGCCAACGTATTGGGATTGCCAGAGCCCTTGCAGTTAATCCTAAACTAATAATTTGCGATGAAGCTGTTTCTGCCTTGGATGTATCTGTTCAGGCACAAGTTCTAAATCTATTAAAGAAACTGCAAAAGCAGTTTGGACTTACCTTTTTATTTATCTCTCACGATTTGAGTGTAGTTAGACATATTTCAGATCGTGTCATGGTTATGTACCTAGGGAAAGTCGTTGAGATTGCAGATAAAAAGGATTTATTTGATACACCGCTTCATCCATATACACGGGCTTTGCTATCATCGATTCCTGTCCCTAATCCGGAATTAAAACGGGAGCGCATCATCTTAAAAGGAGACGTCCCCTCTCCTATTAATCCGCCAAACGGCTGCCGATTCCATACCCGTTGTCCATTTGCAACAGAGAAATGTAAAACGGAAGAACCAGCTTTAAGAGAATTGGATACAAATCATATGGTCAGCTGTCATTACGCAGAAAATTTTAAGTAAGAGTGTTTTATAATGATAAGATATTACGGTAAAATACTATATTAAAAAAGGGAGAAGCAACTGCCTCCCTTTTTCTTCATATAAAGGAGAATTTCGGTTATGTTAACAGTTGAAGCTTTCTCCCTAAATATTATGATTGCA
This genomic stretch from Neobacillus niacini harbors:
- a CDS encoding ABC transporter ATP-binding protein, yielding MQAAADKNVLLEVEHLKQYFPVKTDSLFKPKAYVQAVDDISFKLYEGETLSIVGESGCGKSTTGRAILRLDEPTDGKVYYSGTDILGLNKKEMRKLRGDLQVIFQDPFASLNPRQTVKQILNEAMAIQDVVEKSKRMNRMFELLGYVGLPLEALDRYPHEFSGGQRQRIGIARALAVNPKLIICDEAVSALDVSVQAQVLNLLKKLQKQFGLTFLFISHDLSVVRHISDRVMVMYLGKVVEIADKKDLFDTPLHPYTRALLSSIPVPNPELKRERIILKGDVPSPINPPNGCRFHTRCPFATEKCKTEEPALRELDTNHMVSCHYAENFK